In Candidatus Kapaibacterium sp., the following are encoded in one genomic region:
- a CDS encoding GDP-L-fucose synthase, with amino-acid sequence MTDKNAKIFVAGSKGMVGSEISKLLTAYDYTNIIRGEFENLDLRDQTRTNEYFQSNKPDYVFLAAAKVGGILANSTYKAEFIYDNLMIASNVIHAAKNNGVRKLLNLGSSCIYPKFAPQPINEDALLTGLLESTNEPYAIAKIAAIKLCRYYNEQYGTDFISVMPTNLYGNNDNFNLEKSHVLPALLRKILLADAIREGDTEFIIKDVKRHSIGFGFENSNDIDAIIAKLDELGVSKDYVSIWGTGKALREFMHVEDMASACIFLMEKYSYNEIGEFVNVGTGEEISIKDLVEMIKNIVGYSGEIRFDSSKPDGTPRKLIDSSKLNSLGWKSKISLFDGIKSVKKHYLNL; translated from the coding sequence ATGACAGATAAAAATGCAAAAATATTTGTTGCCGGCAGTAAAGGAATGGTTGGCTCGGAAATATCTAAATTATTGACAGCATATGATTATACAAATATAATCAGGGGTGAATTTGAAAATCTTGATTTGCGGGACCAAACTCGCACAAATGAATATTTCCAATCAAACAAACCTGATTATGTATTTCTGGCAGCTGCAAAAGTCGGCGGGATATTAGCAAATAGCACATACAAAGCAGAATTCATCTACGACAACTTAATGATAGCCTCGAATGTGATTCACGCTGCAAAAAATAATGGTGTGCGAAAATTGCTCAATCTCGGCTCATCGTGCATATATCCGAAATTTGCACCTCAGCCGATTAATGAAGATGCACTATTGACAGGGCTGCTCGAATCCACAAATGAGCCATATGCCATAGCTAAAATCGCAGCAATTAAACTTTGCCGTTACTACAACGAGCAATATGGCACTGATTTCATTTCGGTAATGCCGACAAATTTGTATGGCAATAATGATAATTTCAATCTCGAAAAATCGCACGTCCTGCCTGCATTATTACGCAAAATATTACTTGCAGATGCGATTAGAGAAGGCGATACCGAATTTATAATCAAAGATGTGAAGCGGCATTCAATTGGATTTGGATTCGAGAATTCAAATGATATTGATGCGATAATTGCTAAATTGGACGAATTGGGCGTAAGTAAAGATTATGTCTCAATATGGGGCACGGGAAAAGCTTTGCGAGAATTCATGCACGTTGAAGATATGGCTTCGGCTTGCATATTTTTAATGGAGAAATATTCGTATAATGAAATAGGCGAATTTGTCAATGTCGGAACGGGTGAGGAAATCAGCATTAAGGACTTGGTAGAAATGATTAAAAATATTGTGGGCTATTCAGGTGAAATTAGATTCGACTCATCAAAGCCAGATGGCACTCCAAGGAAATTGATAGATAGTTCTAAACTAAATTCTTTGGGTTGGAAAAGTAAGATTTCACTCTTTGATGGAATAAAAAGTGTAAAAAAACATTATTTAAATTTGTAA
- a CDS encoding purine-nucleoside phosphorylase: MTLKLNQELVNKYTKSAEYLRNTVFGDAKVSLTAGSGISQSFLPEDILSSIPYDEIPNFPTTTVEGHAGNLLLININDTKVMVFSGRFHLYEGIEVSESVSQVIVAHLLGIRNHIFTNAAGSLNETYLPGDLMLINDTLNFTYRNLSSVFDGMEYRQNMSKHTRNLEIYKKLNAVLTTIGINLKFGVYAGVIGPYYETRSEIRMLRRLGADAVGMSTVLELATAELLEMNTISCSLITNTAKEIPQKVSHQEVMDLALKSRLDIREFIFAATNLLIR, translated from the coding sequence ATGACATTGAAACTGAATCAGGAACTTGTAAACAAATACACTAAATCTGCCGAATACCTTAGAAATACAGTATTCGGAGATGCAAAAGTTTCACTTACCGCAGGTTCGGGTATTTCGCAATCATTTCTGCCTGAGGACATTCTGTCTTCAATTCCGTATGATGAGATTCCTAATTTCCCCACAACAACAGTAGAAGGTCATGCGGGCAATCTTCTGCTCATAAATATTAATGACACCAAGGTGATGGTCTTTTCCGGCAGATTCCATCTTTACGAGGGCATTGAAGTCTCCGAATCTGTATCGCAAGTAATTGTAGCTCATTTGCTCGGAATACGTAATCATATCTTCACAAATGCTGCCGGTTCGCTCAATGAAACTTATTTGCCCGGTGATTTGATGTTAATAAATGACACTCTCAATTTCACATATCGTAATTTATCTTCAGTTTTTGACGGAATGGAATACAGGCAAAATATGTCCAAACATACTCGTAATTTGGAAATATACAAAAAATTGAATGCCGTTCTTACAACTATCGGAATTAATCTTAAATTTGGAGTTTATGCCGGAGTGATTGGTCCATACTATGAAACACGCTCCGAAATCAGAATGCTCCGACGTCTGGGAGCAGATGCAGTAGGTATGTCAACAGTCTTGGAATTGGCTACTGCCGAACTTCTCGAAATGAATACAATTTCTTGCTCCTTAATTACAAATACTGCTAAAGAAATCCCACAAAAAGTTTCCCACCAAGAAGTTATGGATTTGGCATTAAAATCACGACTTGATATAAGAGAGTTTATCTTTGCTGCCACTAATTTATTAATACGTTAA
- the gmd gene encoding GDP-mannose 4,6-dehydratase has protein sequence MKALITGITGQDGSYLAEFLLSKGYEVHGIIRRASTFNTHRIDHIYSDPHDKKPKLHLHYGDLTDSGIINNIVYNIKPDEIYHLGAQSHVRVSFDMPEYTGDVTGLGTLRILEAIRNSGNKIKFYQASSSELFGSALPPQSELTAFQPQSPYAAAKLYAYWITDNYRSAYDIFACNGILFNHESPRRGETFVTRKITRAVSAIISGKQEKIYLGNLDAKRDWGFAPEFIVMTWMMLQQPEPNDFVIGTGESHSVREFVESSFRYCGIEIEWFGEGVNEKARIKSNDFLLSDSPKIGSVVIEIDPKYYRPTEVHHLLADISKAKTLLGWEPKVKFKDLVKIMMDHDLIQNGLNAIGQGKEIMLANDINWTRNTFATDVSNLDDR, from the coding sequence ATGAAAGCATTAATAACAGGAATTACAGGTCAGGACGGCTCATATTTAGCAGAATTCCTTTTGTCGAAGGGATATGAGGTGCATGGAATTATCCGCAGAGCGAGCACATTCAACACACACAGGATTGACCATATCTACTCCGACCCACACGACAAAAAGCCGAAACTGCACTTGCACTATGGTGATTTGACAGATTCCGGAATAATAAACAACATCGTTTACAACATCAAACCGGACGAAATATATCATTTAGGTGCACAAAGTCATGTCAGAGTCTCATTTGATATGCCCGAATACACAGGTGATGTAACGGGATTGGGTACTTTGCGAATATTAGAAGCAATAAGAAATAGTGGAAATAAAATCAAGTTTTATCAAGCGTCTTCATCCGAACTGTTTGGGTCGGCTCTTCCTCCGCAAAGCGAATTAACTGCATTCCAACCGCAATCTCCCTATGCCGCAGCAAAGCTTTACGCCTATTGGATAACGGACAATTATCGCTCGGCTTATGACATATTTGCTTGCAACGGAATACTTTTCAATCACGAAAGCCCGAGACGCGGCGAAACATTTGTAACTCGCAAAATCACGCGTGCCGTGTCTGCAATAATTTCCGGCAAGCAGGAGAAGATTTATCTTGGGAATTTAGATGCCAAAAGGGATTGGGGTTTCGCACCGGAGTTTATCGTTATGACTTGGATGATGCTCCAACAACCCGAACCGAATGATTTTGTGATTGGCACAGGTGAAAGCCATTCAGTACGTGAGTTTGTCGAATCTTCATTTCGATATTGCGGAATTGAAATTGAATGGTTTGGCGAAGGTGTAAACGAGAAAGCCAGAATCAAAAGCAATGATTTTCTATTGAGCGATAGCCCAAAAATCGGCAGTGTAGTAATCGAGATTGACCCGAAATATTACAGACCGACCGAAGTTCATCATTTGTTGGCTGATATTTCCAAAGCTAAGACATTATTGGGATGGGAGCCTAAAGTAAAATTCAAGGATTTGGTTAAAATTATGATGGACCACGACTTGATTCAAAACGGGCTGAATGCTATTGGGCAAGGTAAAGAGATAATGCTGGCAAACGATATTAATTGGACTCGGAACACTTTTGCAACTGATGTGAGCAACTTAGATGACAGATAA